CCCGACGTTGGACATTTTCTAGCTGCTGAATATCCTTAAGAAGCAATGGACTCCAAACTGTAGTAGCATTCCATATTCTAACTGTGGCCGAATGAGAGATTTATGTAATGGCAGAAACATGTCTTTGTCGAGTGGACCAAAAGTTCTCCTACAAGGTTTTCATTTCCGTTTTCATTAATGCTGATGTTTTGTTTCGATAATAGTTGGTATCTAGTAGTTACCGGTATCCTTTTGACAGATTTGAATTGGTCCAGGAATGGTTCTGCATTTCCATTGCTGTTCACAGTGATTAAGACATTCTTTCTTGAGTGCTGCGGTGTAATTTGTATCATGTGCGTTTAAGGACTATTAATTACGATTCATGGAAAATATTGTCCAAACACTTTTACCTCATAGCGTAATCTCACTGAAGAATACTACTGACCGATGAAACcaaaacaatcaacaaaatcACATCTCAAAGTTTTCGTATTTTATTtaggaaaaataaatatattacagaGAGCATCGTTATATGTTAAGAGATTCGCGATATTAACACAAGAGTATACGAAAATGgaaataataaattgaaatacaatgtaataaagtCAGTGCTTGATAAGGATATTGTTAATGTGTATCTTCTTATCCATTGTTATTAATGATTGTATTAGGGACGTATACTACTTCTGTCTTTTCTTGTGATTTAAGATTTATGACATATGAAATATGGAATTGacatattgacattgatttTTCGATACGCATAATTGGaagcaacagaacagaacaagTGATTTTATAAGcgtttgatgtacaccaaaagagccgtataacggtacattgtggttggctgtgtgactttgatgttgggcgtcgctctctccgtgtagtcttcaaaggaaatctttacatgcctgtgattggttcatatgttttccgctgagctgcctcaaattttactatgagatagcccaggggtgtagagatcgtaagtgatcggaactctGGATGATTGAGGATGAGCACGGATAGGACATTGGACAAATAAGAGAAATTAAGTTATGTATTTGAAATGACGTTCTGAGACATGGATGAGACGGTGAAGCAGAAGGACAAGACATCACCTCGTCTTCCGGATAGGCCCCGTCACGATGATACCTGCAAATATAAAGGGACATGGCAAAGTTGTAATCAGTATATGAAATGATATTCAAAAAGGTGTTGAATGGGAGTTAATATAGACATCATGTTAATATACTGACGGTGCTTGACGGGTTTATGCCTTTAtttaataacaataacaatagataacaataGGTATGGATTGTTTTAAATCGCCTAAAGTCAATGTAACCTCCGGCTTGTGACGCTAACTTTATTCATCCAAAATTAAAAGTCACttttaaaagaaacattttttctgattttattttctaaattaaGATATTAGAATCACGTCTTTTTCATTCTCAAAACTTGTGTCATTGGTTTCTTTAACTAGACTCTCTTAGCATTCATCTCGTATTATGTCCATTTCTTGCATTGGAACAACTTCAACACGTTTCTAACTTGCGATTTACGGATATTGTTTGATAATCTGGATTTCATTTGTAATCGCTTACCAAACGGCCATGCCACCAAATGCCCTTAATATCATCTATCAATTCCACCTGCCTACCTTTACCCCTATACACCACGGTAACAGCTGCCCCTGGTGACGTAGCCGATACCATTGGATACAAAGTTTGGCCTTCAATGTCCATATCGGAAAAGGCACTTCCAAAGAATATCTCATCAGCTCCAAATAGCAACTTCCGCTCGGGGatgtcaatatacatgtaaaatctgTCGGGCATTTTCCATCGACCCGaaggaaactttgatatttccTTTCCATTATGAACGgttcgtgacgtcacaaggtcAATGCCCCACGAATCTTTTGTTTCTCCAACAAGGGCAACACTTTTGTGTAGGTAAATTGGTGCGTGCTCAGTTGCAATCCCTACACTGGCATGTTTGCCTCTCATCCACGTGGGGAAACCTATCTCAAAGATGTGCTGACCTTTCCGGAATCCTCGACTCCATTTTATACCGTAGGTTGTCTCTGGGTCTGTGAGAGACAAATATAAACAGTTAAAGCATGTCTTTTCTACtctctaatattttttttccattcgTGAATGTTTTTTCTTAAAGGAATCCTCATGAAAGGAAAATTTAACAGCATGTATTTCGCCTTCAGAGAAAGCGATTATTTTATGATGATCTATAAAGTCAATGTTGCAAGATGACATTGCCTTTCATTGATGTATACAAAATGATAAAGCTTGAAGAAGCAGAACATTCACAAAAGAGACAGTCTAGTGCAATTATTGTTCAGTTCTTTCCTCTGTAGAATAAGGAATTTGAACAACATTAATAATCTTTACAGAAAAGGAAAACGAAGAGTCATGTGCCCCTTCCCTCGAAAATTTAACGGATACAGCTTGACTTTTCCTTAACCTACTTTTTGATTGGTTGACTACAGTGTTATTGTTAATCCTCCTGAATCTTGTTGCCTTGACGACCAGATAATCGTTCCAGGTTTTGTCAGAGCGAATTGTTGTGGACATCCAGGGAGCGGGAGCCTCATCACCACCGGCATcttcagtaaaataatattgaattaatAGACCTGTTTCCATGAAAATGTCTTGTTAAAGGGAAtctttaacttataattctCCATAGAAAAACATTACAGATTCTAAGGAAGTGTCCTTTACTTAAGGTGCTTTCCTTAACGTCTATAATACTTTCCTACAGGAAATTTTCAGCTAAGGAATTCCCttttaagaaatgttcatgaaactggatCTTGATTTAATTGTTGGAAGAGATTTGATTGACGTTATCATTAATCCTTCTTCTCTTCTACTTCGACTAAACTGACCATGCTTTGGTATAGAAGACTTGATAACATCGCTATTGTAATGATGCTTATTTAGTGTCTTTCTCCTCCTCTCATCTCTTGTCTTATATAACACTAAACCACGTGATCATACCGATCATGGGACAGTTTTGATGCTATGGCACTTACtttattccgtatttgcatattacatagttatctgcccttgcaggtaggtattgattgtgacgtcatgtgttttcgagcgtaacgtcatgaaaaggacgtgaattgcgctcacaaaataatgacgtaacaattgatacctacccgcaaggaagctaactctgtaatatgcaaagacggaataggtcTCATCAGTGATATTTTTTCTCCAGGAGCTATGGAACTTCTCCTCACAAACCagacatatgtattatgtaaactGTATAGTTGTTATATTTCCCGGGATATAAGTTTAGCGATTTACTGTTAAGAAGTTATTAGCGGAATTTGATGTAGATAAACTATGCTTTATAAGAAAAACCCGCGAGGTATCAAATTTCGTACTTACCGACACCCAATGTGAGTATTGCATACTTACCGACACCCGATGTGAGTATTGCATACTTACCGACACCCGATGTGAGTATTGCATACTTACCGACGCCCGATGTGAGTATTGCATACTTACCGACACCCGATGTGAGTATTGCATACTTACCGACGCCCGATGTGAGTATTGCATACTTACCGACACCCGACGTGAGTATTGCATACTTACCGACACCCGATGTGAGTATTGCATACTTACCGACACCCGAGTGCCATGTGTTTGAGCTGACTACACTGCCCATTCACTTGGAGAAGGCCACACCATTACCATGCTGTAAACGAGATTAGTTCCATGTTATTGGGCTATAATGGTACTGACTTGTCGTCGCGACTATAATCTGTTAGTGTGCGGATATAACCTCACATGGTACCTGTGCTCATATTTTATCtgataaaatatatactatatagagTTAGTGTGACTTTAGATATCTGTTATCAGACTGGCTAGATCCAACTTCCAAAACGTCACAATCGCAACCAAGGGTTAGTTTACAAGGACAGCATTCATCTAAATTGTTACCAAATTATTGACAATATCTTTACAAACATTTCTCGAAACACAACGAAATTGTCACTATTAAATTATTGTTAACACATGGCACACTATTGAATGCTTTCCATTTATGAATTATGTAACagtataatataaatatgtaaatatatttgtgtgtatattGACAGTCGAGCACATACTTCAGTATAATTACCTATATGTGGTTTGCCGCCGCTGCCATGTTGTTCCAGGTTGGGACACGAATACACACTAAAACTGTAAACACTCGGACCCAACAGAATGCTGTTAAAGTCCAGGTGCTAGTCAGGCTACTGTTATAGGACTagataagtatatatactaacaCATATAGACACACTAATACACTAAATACCACTGCATGTCAATACTTCAGTGTCGGGTCAAAGGTCAGGGTAACAAGCATACGTGAACCAGGGCTACAAGAATTGTTTAACGGTTAGTGTTGAAAACAACAAATGTCTTTTTGCATTCgtgcatatgtatatatgcatgtaaataaatggggaaaaaaatgTGGGATATcgtttccttatttttttttaatttctcgaatttatttaaaaattttatgTGTGCTTAAGCTCACTATGCACTTTATTTCTGAGATTAACCATATATCGGTTAAGCCGGGCTATTTAAATCGATTGCGATCACTGCGAGGTTTAACGCATTGTTAGCTGAACTCCCGGGCTATTACTGGTGAGTTACTATATAACTTCCCATAACTTACATACGCTCATGTGTGAAACGTATTGCAACATAACCTATAccacaaattattgaaatactGAAAGGACTACTGACAATCACGTAACACGATATCTTCAAAGCGAAAGGTGAAGTAGGTTATATTCAAGCGGTCGATATCGATGAATGGATTTTTAACTCATTTATCCCCGAAATACATTTGAACTCTCCGTGTTCtaaagctggaacagttcattatggaTTAACAGAGGTGAATGAGGTAAAGTGAACAAATGAATATGGGAACTTAGCGATTGTTACAGTATCACTTTTATGTATGGAAATACCAGTTCGAgtaaataatatgaattttgaTATTCATTGTTCAATAAACCACTTCATATCCCCGTATACAATATTTCGCgtcttcattattttttaacatattggCGAGTACAAAAATTCGCGATCAAGGATTTTATAAATACAActttataaatactgtacagttaTTCGCCGAAGCATTTGAATTCGCGCTCGAGCTCTCTTGTGAAATTCTTTTGTTAATACTCGAAAATTTGTGTCTCACGAAAACAAAGTGGTTAACAGTAATCCGATCAGCAATGcacattaatgttttttttctctctcgaAAATTCAGACAGGTCATGTTTGAAGTGCTAGTTAGTATTGATATTGAAATGCTATAAAGAAGACATGTCAAAGTTATCTGTtgtcaatattttcttttagtaCTTTCTCATAAAATCCACGATGGATTGTTTGAGAGAAGAACTCAATCGGGACCATATTCAGATTTCACATGAGTCACCtacattaatgaaaaaaaaagtgacTGCAGACTTTACAAATATCACAGTCATtgcatctttaaaatgtctgGTCGTTATGTCTGATGGAATTCACAGGACCAACGATTATAAACAGCTTTGGTTAATGTgtggtaatatatatacatgttaaggATTCAATACGTTTCTGCCTCTCGTTGGCCGATAATAATGGCGAGCGACAGAAGAAAGACCATAAGGTATACTAGTTAATAAACctttttttctatgttttatttttattttccatatttcatACATAAATTATACAATACGAAATAGGACATGACATTCATTCACTTATGTAAacttatataatattatttaatatttccCCCTTCACCTCCCCTTCCTTGTTTTCCTCCtcctatcatcatcatcatcatcaacaacatcaCTATAGTAACCATCATATCACTATGATACCAGCTACACTGGTTTAGTAAATAACACAATTaagttatttaaatttaatgattttcttcgaaaatttatttcattaatgtgtcaatatgtcaaaaatcaaaaataaagtGTTGTTTCATTGCAAGTCCCTATTTTAACGCAATACCTCcggtaaatataattatattctgTATGCCTATCAATCTCATCTTTGATGCAATTGAACATAACTAATTctatcaattttataaaaacctgtcttcttttccttttcttttctgtttctaaaatttatataaaaatataataaaaacgtcaaaattttcttaaaattgtAAAACGCATCCCTGATTTACAATAGCTCAAAACAAGCTCAGTATAGACAATTTTGTCtttaatttttaacataatGTGAGTAAAGGCATCATTTCTTGTAGGTATTTTCGAGGTATTTTCGTGTTTTATACCTAGTAAGGGCGTTTTTGCGGTTTAATTTCGCAATCTGAACGTTTTGGCCTTTGTTTTGTCCGTATTTGCAAGATGTATTTTCTCTACGTCTTATAGTTCGCAAAATCCGCAAAATGTATTCGTACGCGAGCATAAGTTAGTAACAGTATTTGTATGAAGGTCATGCTTTACACATTTATAAATTTGAACTTGTTGGCGGTCTCCTTGATCGAGTATCAAACTTAATTGAAGCGACAGCAACACATTTAGATGAAGATTTGTTATAGATAGAAAAATGTATGACTAGTTCGTTCTCTTTATCTTGCCATGTCGAAACCGTCAAATCCTCGCAGGCACGGGATTCTCCGAGATATATAATATCCGACTCTAGAACAGGATGTCGGAGTATATCTGATGTAAAGTTTCTATAGTATTGGGAGAGCGCCGCTTCTCCCGCACCCTCCATACAAAACTGGAAGTAATTTGTCTGGTTTACGTGATTGTTGAAGTCTGTATCACTATGTCTTGTCTTCATTTCCATACGAAAGCATTCTTCAGGTACGTTCTGGTATTCTCGTTTTGTTTTGACTCCATCTTGTAAAAGGTCCAATTTGGCACCACTTTCATTTGCGTACTTTTCTTGAAACCAATCTGGTAGAGGAGTTGGGCGTTTTGTGCTCGTACTCGTCAAGACCAGAGTGGTCACGCATCGGGCAAGTTCCTGTTTGGTATCTGCGCATGACAAGATGAACAGATTGGTCATAGAGGTGCGCCCTATAGCCGCAGCGCGACTTTCCACGTGAAGATTTGACGACAATATGTTTGAAATGTCATGATAAAGATTAGAAGATAGTCTTAGACCTTGACCTACGACAAAAGCACGTGTCGAAGCTGTATCTATATTTTTATGGTCAAAGTACCCGTTCTGTATAGCTAAGGAAGCTGCATGCGTAAAGAATCGGGAAACCGACCATACTCCTAGATGTCCTGGAAAAGAATAGGAATGATATGTCAATAGAACTTAAGTAAGATTAATCCTCTCCCCAACAGGATTCAAGAtacagaaatgatgatataaatgATTCTACTCAGCAAGCAAAGGTACCTGTTCTATCCAAGTAGGCATGTGGGATTCCACGGAATAGAATCAAGCCACTCCGAGGGGAGACATAGATCACTTTGAACTGGGCAGTCTCGAGGGTATCtctaaaagagaaaaaaaagacaacaaTAGAAATTATACTGCATATCGTCTGTGCAAGATGAGGTAAACCACCACCGAGAATTGAGTTTCTTTTAAATTACTGTTGTTTGTCTTCTGCCATGGTTGAATTGACTTCATGGTATATTATGGTACATTTTTGTCTGAATTCCATCAACAAATTCAGGCATTAtagtaaaaaagaaaatacaaatgtaagtGAAAGATTAGAGATGTATATGGCAACCCAATACAGGCGTTTAGCGGGCGTTTGGTACAGTATGCTCCAGGTAAGTAGCTATAGGGGTGTTATAGTAAAAAAACGACACTTGCCCTACAAACTGTTCAGTTCAATCCACTAGGATCGTCTGGAAACAATCGCACAAGAATAATTATCACCGAACACTTCTGCTTTTGTAATCATACCATCGAGGGAGTATTTCTGGGTTAGAAATTGATGTCAACTCGAGAAactcaaacacaaacaaacagacGTACCTTACCATATCTAATGATGATGGGACACACACCCATGATACGTTATAAGATCGTGCCATTGGAAGGTTATTACATCGAACCATTCAGTAGTTCCTACACAAGGAAAAGTTCGTAAAGGCTTAGCAGAAGAATATTGTATCCGAGAATACATGATTTATAACGCTTACCTTCCACGATGATACCAAGCACTTTCTGAAGTCATCTTATGATCCGTCGCTGTCGACCCACTTATTGACCCTCTGGCTCTGATCATATAGTCTTCATCTGTCGTCTGCTTTAGCTAAATAACTAGCTTACTGATAGGGTATTGggtgtgtatatatagttaCAAGACAGACTATACACGTATGcattaacataaacaaatatacatttcattaaaatacattacattggtatgttatgtaattttcaccatttttatgccttaaaattttaagttttatatataatttcttttatttatgttttcgATGTAGATTACTCAAGAGGGTAATAGTGCATTGAGTTCATAGAAGCCAAATAACATTAACTACACGTATCATTGTGATATCTGTATGGtttcttttatctttatttcatgTTCAGAGTTCTATGCAAAGAGGTAAATGACCCAATAACAAAACTTACACTTATTATCTTGATATTCTTATCCTAATTCTTTAAAGCTGAGTTAATACAGATGGTCTCATGATCAGACTGTTTATAACGTAGCGTATAAATTTTGCAGCATCTAAATGTTATTGCCCTTGTGCATTGCTCCGTATCTAAGCAGTTGGATTACTAACTCGTCTGTCGTcagtatttacatttttaaagtgACGGGTAGGATTTCATCCTCGTTATCCTTGGTAGTACCTCGAGGTCCTTCAAGGTGTCGACAACGGCTGTAATATTATTTCCAGAGTATCCTTATGTTTGCATTCGTTTTCTGAGAAAAAATCACTGCGACATCTATCTTGCCGTAGATACGTTGCGTCCAAATATAGTTCTAAATGAGACCATGCACTTGATACTTGCGAATGTTTGTCTGCAGGGCTATTGTacgtttctattggtgatggagtCACGCTAAATGGTGATAACCTACACTAACATCAATTCAGTGGGAAGGTTACAAAACGTTACGTTCTACTACCACTGTGGATACATATACCGCACAAACGTTATGGGGTGTCATGTACGTGGTACATAAATTTACGATGGCCGAAAACGGACTGACAGAATTGTGTTACTAGTAACACGTTTTCGTCAGCAAAATATGTACGTACAAATTTTGTGTCAAAAACCTATAGTTATAGGGATGCTATAGTAGTACGttttcgtcaacaaaatttGTACGTACATATTTTGTTGACGAAAACCTGTTGTTATGATAGTAGTAGATTTGGCTGTACACGAAATGTGTACATGACAAAAACGTGTAGTTTAGAAATCTACTGAATCCGTATACCAATTAACATTCCTTTTTTCTGTGATTGATCGTTACACGGTCATATGCTGACTTCACTTGATAAAGGCTTTGAAAGGTCAAAACAGTTTTAAGTTTCCTTtc
This genomic window from Argopecten irradians isolate NY chromosome 4, Ai_NY, whole genome shotgun sequence contains:
- the LOC138321694 gene encoding SPRY domain-containing SOCS box protein 2-like produces the protein MGSVVSSNTWHSGVDAGGDEAPAPWMSTTIRSDKTWNDYLVVKATRFRRINNNTVVNQSKNPETTYGIKWSRGFRKGQHIFEIGFPTWMRGKHASVGIATEHAPIYLHKSVALVGETKDSWGIDLVTSRTVHNGKEISKFPSGRWKMPDRFYMYIDIPERKLLFGADEIFFGSAFSDMDIEGQTLYPMVSATSPGAAVTVVYRGKGIIVTGPIRKTR
- the LOC138321692 gene encoding uncharacterized protein, yielding MIRARGSISGSTATDHKMTSESAWYHRGRDTLETAQFKVIYVSPRSGLILFRGIPHAYLDRTGHLGVWSVSRFFTHAASLAIQNGYFDHKNIDTASTRAFVVGQGLRLSSNLYHDISNILSSNLHVESRAAAIGRTSMTNLFILSCADTKQELARCVTTLVLTSTSTKRPTPLPDWFQEKYANESGAKLDLLQDGVKTKREYQNVPEECFRMEMKTRHSDTDFNNHVNQTNYFQFCMEGAGEAALSQYYRNFTSDILRHPVLESDIIYLGESRACEDLTVSTWQDKENELVIHFSIYNKSSSKCVAVASIKFDTRSRRPPTSSNL